The sequence CCCTGTTCTGGGATATTGAAGGCAAAACTGGCCATCCTGTACGTACGACGATTTCGGAAATGGGTCCCGTCCTGCTGGCCAACATTCTTGAACTGAATGACACCCAGAGTGGCATCCTCCACGTTGCCTTTTCCGTTGCCGACGACCAGGGCTTACTCCTCCTTGATCTTAAGGATCTGAGCTCCATGCTCAACTGGATTTCAGAAAACCGTAACGAACTGGCTAAAGAATATGGCAATATCGCCTCTCAGAGTGTTTCTGCCATTCAACGTAAACTTCTGGTTCTGCGAGAATCCGGTGGGGAAGTCTTTTTTGGCCAACCGGCTCTGAACATTGACGATCTGATGCACGCCGACTTCTCTGGCCGTGGAGTGGTCAGCCTCCTCGATGCGTCATCACTCTATTCAAACCCCAGAATCTATAGCACATTTCTATTATGGCTTCTGTCCGAACTTATGGAAGAACTGCCCGAACGCGGCGACGCCCCTCTGCCAAAACTGGTATTCTTTTTCGATGAAGCACATCTTCTGTTCAATAATTCGCCCAAGGCCCTGATTGATCGCATCACACAGGTTGTGCGGCTGATACGTTCCAAAGGGGTGGGGATATTCTTCGTCAGCCAGTATCCCAATGACATTCCGGATGAGGTTTTGGGACAATTGGGTTGTCGCATCCAGCATGGACTCCGAGCCTTCACCCCCAAAGATCAGAAGGCAGTAAAAGTAGCTGCCCAGACCTTCCGCCAGAATCCCGGAATTGACACCGAAAAAGCCATCACTGAACTTGGAGTTGGTGAAACACTGGTTTCCACCCTGGATCCCAAAGGACGCCCCACAGTGGTGGACTGGTGCCTGATGGCTCCCCCCCATTCTCAAATCGGCCCCATCGCTGCGGAAGAAAAAAACAGACTTATGGATCGTTCACCAATTAAAGGGCGCTATGATACTGTGGTTGACCGGGAATCAGCATATGAACTGTTGATAGCAAGAGAAGAAGAAGTGGAGAAGAAACGTCGGGAAGCAGCAGCCGAGCTTGAACGGGAACAGGCAGCTGCACACGAGGAAAGGCAGAGGAACAAACCCTCCGGCAGGCAAAGAGAATCCGTCCTGGAAAGCACACTCAAATCCATTGGCCGAAGTTTCGGTTCCCAGGTGGCCCGCTCTCTGGCTCGGGGTATTCTTGGTTCACTTATCGGCAAACGTCGCTGAACAGGACAGCTTTATCTTGCTGTTTTTATACATCCTTAATCTCGTCGTGTTTGTGGGCTAGCCTATTAATAATAGAATGACAAGCCATTCCAATCTCGAACATTAACCGAACGAAATCGGAGATAAAACTGATTCTGGGAGAAGTCACAAAAAAAATGTCCACTTTTACTTGACCATCTTTATGCTGCAACTATTCCGACAAATCCTAACTTTTATATTCTTTGGGAGATATATATGGCTGGCCCGCGTAGCCTTGTCCTTGAAATTCATAACCTTACCGAACATCTCTATCGTGTCCTTCAGGAGCAGGTTGGAGTTGAACTCACCGAACTTGTGGAGCATGTTTTTGATCTCGCCAAAGCACGTCGGGCCGGGGACATAAAAGCAGCCCATGAGCTTGGAAAACTGGTGGCCGACCTTGATGAGCGCCAGGCTGAGGTTGTACTGACCGCAGCGAGCCTTCGTTTTGATCTGGTAAACATGGCCGAAGATCGCCAGCGGGTGCGGATGCTGCGTGACCGGGAAAGACGCAGTGGCCACCACCCTCGCCCGGAGTCCATTAGCGCAGCCATCGCCTACCTCGGTGAAGAAGGGTATGGTGCTGACCAGGTCCAGGGGTTTCTTGACAAACTTTCTATCGAACCGGTCTTCACTGCGCACCCCACAGAGGCCAAGAGGCGAACAGTACGTGCCAAGCTCAAGCGTATCCAGCAATGTTTGGCGGAACTCAACCAGCACGACCTCCTGCCGCGCGAGGAGCAGCGTCTGGAGGAGATCATTCACTGTGAAATTGTAGCACTCTGGCAAACCGAGCCCCATCGCCCTGAACGGCCCACGGTCATCGAGGAGGTCGAACGTGCCCTCTTCTTCATGCAGACCCTCTGGGATGTAGTGCCTCGCCTTTATCAAGAGCTGGAAGATGGCTTGGGGCGTTATTTCTACGGCAATATCTTTTCCAGAACCCGATTCTTACATTTCGGTTCCTGGATCGGTGGTGATCGTGACGGCAACCCCTTTGTCACCAGTGAGGTCACTGCCCAGACCCTTACCATTCTACGGCAGGCCGCCCTTGACGCCCACCTTCAGGAATGCCGGCAGATGTACCAGAGGTTGAGCATGTCCATGCGCAAGATTGGCGTCAATCAAGAACTGGTCCGGCGGCTTGCCGAGATGATGGAGCAGTGGCCCCAGATGCAGGCCCGGATTGATGACGTACCGGAACAGGAGCTCTATCGCCGCTGGCTTCGAGCGGTTGAGTGGCGCCTGCACCAGAGCAGGATTGCCGTTCCTTTTGCTGAACTACCGCCTGGAGCCTATCAACGGGCGGCCGAGCTGCTGGCCGATATCGAGCTGGTCCGCCAGAGTTTATGGGACCATGATGCCCGAGATGTAGCGGAAAACACGGTGACAAACTGGCTCTGCCGTATCCGGGTCTTTGGTTTTCACATGGCCTGCCTGGATATCCGCCAGGAGTCTGGTGATTATGAGCAGGTGGTGGCCGAATTACTTGCCTGCCAGCAACTCTGTAGCAATTATATGGATCTGGATGAACAAGACCGCCAGGATGTACTGTGCCGTACTATGGGATCTGCCCTGCCTCTGGAGGCTGACGCCCTCTCCGACCAGACCCGGGAAGCCCTGGCCCTCTTTCGCTTGCTGACCCGGACCGTCCATCTTTACGGACCTGAAGTCCTTGGTGGTCATGTCATCAGTATGACCCACCAGCCAAGCCATGTCCTGCTGGTTCTCTGGCTATTGCGCTGGGCCGCAGTCGAGGCAGGCGATCCTGATTCACTCGGGGTGGGGCCGGCCGGTATCGTGCCGCTTTTTGAGACCATTGATGACCTCAAGCGTTCGGCCACCATCATGGAGTACCTCCTTGAAAACAAGCTCTACAAAGCCCATCTGACAAGCTATGGCAGGACCCAAACCATTATGGTGGGCTATTCTGACAGCACTAAGGATGGCGGCTATCTTGAGGCATGCTGGTCGCTCTATCGTGGTCAGTCGGAACTGTATGACGTGTGCAGAAGCCATGGGGTAAAACCAGTCTTTTTTCACGGGCGCGGTGGCTCCTTGGGCCGTGGCGGTGGCCCGGCGGCTCGCAGCATAATGTCTCTGCCGCCTCATACTGTGGCCGGGGCCATCAGGATGACCGAGCAGGGTGAGGTTTTGGCAGCCCGTTATGATGATCCGGAGATTGCCTTCCGCCACCTGGAACAGGTAACCGCTGCCACTATTCTGGTGGAGGCTGAAAAATGTGAGCCGCCCCGTCAGGAGTGGTTGGATTGCATGGAGTCCTTGGCGGCAAGGGCGTATGAGGTGTACCGGGACCTGGTAGAGCAGCCCGGTTTTGTTGACTATTTCCGTCAGACCACCCCCATTGACGAGATAGAGTCCCTGCCCATTGGTTCACGACCGTCGCGGCGCAAGCAGAATGTCCACAGCCTGGAAACCCTCAGGGCCATCCCCTGGGTCTTTGCCTGGACCCAGAGCCGGGTCATGATTCCAGCCTGGTATGGCCTTGGCACAGCCATGGTCGAGTTTGCCGCAGCCGATGAAGAGGGCTGGCAGAAGTTAAACCGGATGTATCAGCAATGGGCCTTCTTCAAGGCAACTGTGGATAACGCTGAACAGGCCGTGGCCAAGGCCTCACCCAGCATTGCTCACATCTATTCCCAGCTCGCCGAAAACAAGAAGCAGCGCCGAGTCATCTGGGATCTTCTGGTCACTGAATACGACAAATCCTGCAAGGCGGTGCTCTATGTCAACGGCAGCGATGATTTACTTGAAGTTACCTCCTGGCTTGCCCGCTCCATTGAGGAACGTGATCCCTATGTGGATCCCCTCAACCTGATCCAGGTGGAGTTAATAAAGAGGGGACGGCAGCTGGCCGGCAAAGACGGCCATGTGCCCGATACTATTCGTGTCCTCATCCGCCAAAGCATCCAGGGGATGTCGGCCAGCATGCGGACAACCGGGTAACGCTGGTATCATTTAAGGGGGATGCAAAGGTCTATATCAAGCTCGACAAGAGCAAGTTTTGCGGCAAAGACCTGGCAGGAGGCGATAGACATCAAAGGCCTGGGCCCGTTTACGGCCCTGAAACAGGCCTGCCCCCCATGACAAGCGGAGGCTTCAAGGATTGGTTCTTCATATTGTATCTATTCGTTCATCCTTACAATTTCTCTTTGTTATTCCAGCTCTTCCGGTAATACATTACATACCTGCCTGAACTTATCACGACCAATGTCAATCCCTTCTTCCAGAAGAACTTACACCGAACGGACATCCAAGCAGCACTGCCATACTATACTACTTCGCCGGGATAACTTTCGAAAAGTACTCCCCAATGAGAACTCCAAAATCAGCTGGTAAACTCTGATCACTGGAGCCACCATTGTAGGAAGCAGCCCAGGCACTATTAGAAGTGGAAAGCAGTCTCTGATGCAGGATCTTCTTGCTGCCTGCATCTCGTATCTCCACCATTACATCCATAAAAGAACTCCCGACAAAAACTCCGCCCCACATACGGGCAGCGTTACTGGTGATCCTCATATCAACAATTTTCAAATCAACCACGGCGGTCTTTCCTGAAAACTTTTTAGTCCCATCATCCGTTACATTTTTGTAGCTTTTCTTGGATTTCAATTGATTCACTATCTGCTCTTCGCAGTCACTGGCCGCTTTTGGATAATCGGTCTGAACCTGAGTACTGCTCTCAAATTTACCTATGATGACATTATCATACTTTACTGCCAGAGGTGCTCCCGCCACCATATCCTCAACGGAAGCCAGTTCCAGTTTTTCAGTTCCAGACTTGCTTGTTGCACCACTCTCCGGTGCAGCCTTACTGGCACTTCCCTGACCGGACTGCCCACCGACACAGGCACAAACAAGAGGAAGGACAAAAAAGAGGGACAACATGGTACAGACAGACTTTCTCACAGTTTTCATTGGACGCTCCTAAGATGGTAAATGCATTGTTAAATACCCGACAAATGTCATGTTATATGGTATAGCAAAGACATCATGCTTTGTGAATGGATTTCAGCAATACAATGAGTAACTTTCCCATTGCAGAGTCCTACAAAAGCAGATATTACTACCATCCTGATAAAATCATAAATTTCACTCTCTTTTTTCAATGAAACAGACACAACCACCTCCCTGCCCGGGCTGTAACGGAACCGGGCAAATGACCTGGTTTGGCGGCGTCAGTAGATTCCAGTTCTCCTACACAGACTGTCCGGAATGTCATGGCGTTGGTTTTTTAGTAAACACCAACGACAACTGCCTGCAACCACAGGATCTTACAGACAGAACAGCACTCTCAAGTATACAGGCCGATCGATTCCTCAAGGCACTGGCACAAGTTCTTTCACAGACCCTGATCGGTGGGGAAAAGGTGCAATTGAGAGGCTTTGGCAGCTTTTCAAAATATTCTTCTACCGTACCAGGCACTCAAAAAATTCATTTTTCTTCCGCAAAACGGCTCCTGCAAAAACTCAACAATGAATAAAACTTATTTTTAAAGAAGTCCTGGAAAACATGCCGGTTTATCATTCATGATCCTTCTTAGGAATTTTTCTTGATTTTATTCAATTCGGGCCATATACTTTCTTGGAAATGCTCACTAACCCCACCAGGAGGACCACCATGTGGCACATCAGCATTGAAGAGGAAAAATGTACTGGTTGTAACGAATGTGTCGAGGGATGCCCTGGAGAAGTGTACGAACTGATTTACGATAAGGCCACCGTTGTTAACGGTGAAGAGTGCCACGGATGTTTCACCTGCGTCGAACTCTGCGATGAAGATGCCATCACGGTTGAAGACAGATAAATTTCATTCCCTGGCCTGCCAATGCGCACATCAGGTCAGACCTCCAACAGCTCATCTTTTAGCCGGAAAATCATTACCATCGGAGAATGGTACGCATGAGGCACTCTTTTCTGCTTTCATTTGCCCTTGGGGCAGGCTGGCTACTCTCTCCTGAAGCTCTGGTTATTGGAGGAAACAGTGCTGGCAATATGGGGTGGCTGGCATTTCCCGCGTTAGCTGTTGCAGCCCTTCTTTTAAGTATTTCCGGCAATCTCCTGACCCGTTCGCAGCGTGCTGCAGAGCATGACAACAACTACCTTCTTCTCCGGTATATGACGGGAACAATCCCGGCAATCGGCCTTACTCTGGCCTCATCCATCCCCCTTGTGATTCTGGCTGCAACGGCACTGCTTGTCACTTCCGGCTATACATTCAATGAAGTCTTTCTCTACTGGTTTCCCAACTTCGGGTTTTCCTTTTTGCTCCTGGCTCTATTGACTCTTCTCCAATTTTTTCCCGAAAAAGTTATTTTCCGGGCTCAGATCTTTCTTGTTCTTCTTACAGTAGGAGCTTTGCTCTTCCTCGCCCTATCAGGGATAGTAGGAACCGAGCCCCCCGTGTACGGGGTTTTGGAGCAACCCGGCAGTTTTTCTTCCGCCTCATCAGTCCTCATGCTTCTTCTCTTTACGGGCAGCACCTCAGGCGTGAAGACAAAACACCCTTTTCTAGTCCCCATTGCCGGGTTGGTATTTTTTTTCCTGTGGATTTGTGTATCTCTCTGCTATGTGAATCCGGAGCGTTTAGCCTCTTCAACCATCCCTTACATGACTGTGGCACGCACAATCATGGGAGATCCTGGTCGCCAGATAATGGGGGTGGCTGTTATCAGTGGCACCTGTGGGGCCATAACCGGTCTGATGCTTATGTGCAGGGCTATGCTTGCTGATATTGTAACGTCTAACAACGGAGACAGACTCGTCACCATACAACGCCGGGTATTTCCACTGCTGGTTGCCCTTGCAACGGGTATACTAATGGCCGAAGGACTCGCAGGCGACGAATTGCTTGAAACACTCCTGCGTGGCTCACTTATTCTCTGGCTTATACATCATAGCCTGCTCTGCCTCTCCGCTATCCTTACAAATCACAGGGTCCACCAGACTGTTCCCCTTGCCGGAGCCATGGCCACAACTCTTCTTATAGCGGCAGTTTTCATTCTTATCGTTACCAATCCACAGAGAAATGAGATAACATTCTTTATCCTTTCCATGCTTGGAACCGGTGGTCTGCTTGCAGCCATCTGGATCTTTATAAACAAGATTACAGGCACAAAAACCACACCTAAACAAACGGAGAAAACCCTATGAAAAAACTCACCCTTTTGCTACTCTCATTCCTTCTCCTCTGCGCAGCGCTACCGGCAATAGCCGGAGAGGTCCCGCTCATAAGCAAAGATGAGCTTAAAGCTCAACTCGACTCCGGAAATGTGGTAATCCTTGACGTTCGTTCAGGAAGAGACTGGAGCTCCAGTGAGTTTAAAATAAAAGGGGCAGTTCAAGCCCCTGGAAGTGACATTGCCAAATGGTCAAAGGACTACACAAAAGATCAACCCCTTGTTCTTTACTGCGCCTGACCCAACGAAGCGACAAGTGCCGGTCTGGCACGACAGTTGATGGCTGATGGATACACAAACGTCTCTGCACTGAAAGGTGGCTGGAGAGAGTGGTTCAGAGCAAAATACCCCACGGAAGAAAAATAGCATGGCATACCTCCTGGCAGCAGATATAGGCGGGACCAAAAGTGAACTGGCAATCTTTGACCTTTCACAGACACCGGATGCCCCGCCTCTTTGTCGCAGGCGTTATCACAACACTCTTTTCCACAATTTTGATACAATCCTCGCAGAATTCCTAGATTCAGCGAATTCTCCAACACCATCATACGCCTGTTTTGGGGTCGCTGCCGTTGTCCATAACGGACGTGCAAGGTTTACCAATCGGGAATGGGTACTGAATGAAAAAGAACTTGAAAGCAGTTTTGGCTTCACCGGGGTCACCCTGATTAATGATCTTACTGCTGTCTGCAGTGGCCTCCCTTTTCTTGCAAAAAAAGAACTCTTCCAGATTCAACGGGGAGAGGTTGAAGAGCAGGGTATTCAGGCAGTAATTGCCCCAGGGACTGGTCTTGGAGAAGGGTATCTCATTCGTCGGGATACATGCTTTTCTCCTCAGGGCTCAGAGGGCGGCCACTGTGATTTTGCACCTCTAAATCAAGAGCAATCACAACTTCTCGGGTATCTGCAGCAAAAGCACAGCTCCGTCAGCTATGAACTCCTCTGCTCCGGCATTGGACTTCCCAATATTTTCGATTTTCTTGCAGCTACGGATATCGCCAGAGACCCTGACCATTTCAAACGAATCACCACAACAGCGGACAGGGCACCCGCAATATCAGAGGGAGCATTCGGTGACCGCAGGTGTCCACTATGTATAAAAACCTTCTCACTTTTTCTGGAAATCCTTGGTGCAGAAGCAGGTAACCTGGCTCTGAAAACCTATTCTACCGGAGGTTTATTTATAGGTGGGGGAATTCTCCCGCGAATTGTGGAGCATGTTTCCTTTGCCCCCTTCCTCAATGCCTTCAGAAAAAAGGAAAAGATGACATCTCTTATGGAATCTATTCCCATCCATCTTATTTTGAAAAATGACGTGGCTCTTTTTGGTGCAGCCAGTTATGGCTATCAGTTTTTTTAAACTGCACACACCAAAAAAAGTTGTTTTAGGATTTCACTTTTTCATTCTGTTTATGATACACTCTTTTCAATTGCAGACACAAAAGACCTGACAACCCTCTTCCCCCAACCCAGAGGTACAATGAATTCTTTGTCCTTAAAGTATAAAATTATGGGTATGACTGCCCTTCCGCTTTTCCTTCTTCTCCCGGTGTTCCTGTATATATACACTCAGGGAACCGGAGCCCTGAAACAGGAACGCAATCGTACCATGCATATTGGTGATACAATTGCTTTGAACGGGGCCATAGCCAACCAGCGTCCCACTCTTGAGAAAGCACTCACCAATGTCCTCAACACAGATGAAACAATACGTTTTATAATGGATTCTCAGGACAGTGGCTCCAAAATGGTTCTTGATGGACTCTTTCTCTCTTTGCAGGAACAGCATATCACCAAATTTATCGTCTACAACGCTGATTTCGAAGTAATACTCCAGCAATCACAGAACGACTCCCCCCCCTATCCTGAGCAGCTGCCAGGTGCAATCAAACCACTTTTCAAGAAAGCTGCAGAGGACTTTGAGTTTCACTATTTTTTCCGCGGACCTGACAAATCACAGCAGTTGTTACCTGTCTCCTACAGTGTTGCTACCGTGATAACCGATGACGATGATAATACCATTGGATACGTGGAACTGGCCCTTGACTCCGCCCTCTGGATCCAACAGGTAGGAGAACTTACAACAAATGAAGTAATGCTTTATGATATTGACCGTGCTACAATCAGCCTTTCCACCAATGAGGAATTGGCCGGAAAGTTACTGACATCACTGCCCGAGAACGTGGCAGATGCGTCTTTTATCCAGACTAGGGCTCAAAATACTGATTTTCTTGCAGATGTTCTCCCCTTAAAGGGCCCTGACGACAAAACAATCGGTCTTCTTCTGGTCATCAGTGATGCGACAAAATTTATGCAGGCTGAACAGAAGCGCTGGATTTTTGGACTCCTTCTCACGCTTGCCATAGTCTTCCTTTCTCAGGTCATAGCGTATCTTGCCGTGAGTCGTGGAATCATTGCTCCAATCAGACAGGTTATCGATTTTTCAACAATTCTTGCAACAGGTGACACCTCTTCATCCCTACAGATACGGACAAGCAAAGAGCTCACTGAAATGGCAAATGCGCTCAACACCATGGTTGACCACATTCGGGAACGTGCCAGTCAAGCTGAGGCCATTGCCGGAGGAAACCTTGCAGTAGAGATCAAAGTACACTCCGACAACGATACCCTTGGAAAGTCGCTCACCGCCATCACTGATAATATCAGCGCCATTATCAGTGAAATAAGTGACAACGCAGATAATCTTTTAAAAACATCCCAGGAAGTAACCGAGCTTTCAGACGACCTGGAGATCACTTCCACCATTATAGAACGTCGTGCCCAGGAAATGGGACACTCCTTTGAATCGGTCACCGACAACCTCCAGGTCGTAACAGATGGAACGGAGAGGATGTCTCTCTCCATCCGGGAGATCAACGAAAACACAGCAGCCAGTAACCAGACCACCGAAGAGGCAAAACAAGCCGCCCTTGAATCCTCTGCCATCATTCAACAACTTAATGAAGTGGTAATCAGCATCGGTAAGGCGAATCAGGCAATCACAGAATTTGCTGACCAGACCAACCTTCTTGCCCTGAACGCCACCATCGAGGCTGCCCGCGCAGGAGATGCAGGTAAAGGATTTGCCGTGGTTGCCTCGGAGGTAAAAGATCTTGCAAGCCAGAGCATGAGAACGGCAAAAAATATTCATGGAAACGTCAACGATATCCAGAAATTCACAGTACAGGCAGTAAATTCTGCCGAAAAGATATCAAATGTAATTGCACTCGTTAGAGAATCCTCACTGGTCATCACGAAAGCAGTCAACGAACAGGCCACAGTGGCTGACAATATCACCAACAGCACCAGCAGTGCTTACAAAACAACCACTGGATTTTCTAAAAATATAGAAGATATCAGCAATTCAGCAACGGTTACCAGCGAGACGATGGTGGCTCTGAACAGTTCCGCACAACAACTGGAATCAGTCGCCACCACACTTCGTAACAGAGTGGAATCATTCACCTTAAAAGGATGATAAACAATTAATTCAAGGAGATCTCTATGACCAGGACACTATGTAGACCCGTATTCATCTTAGCTTTGACATTCTTCTGCTTCTCACTTGCCACACCTCTCATTGCTGCAGAAGTAGGCAAAGGGAAAATACCTGAAGATCAACTTGCAAAATCCTATAAGAAACTTGACTGGGGTGTTGCTATCTGGGACACCGACGAAGCTGTGGCCAATCTGCAAAAGGGAGAAAATACACTCTGGGTGGATACACGTCCGGAAAGCTTCTTTAAAAAAGGTACTGTAAATGATGCCGTTTTACTCATTTACAACAAAAAAGGAATGGAAGAAAATACACTCACCCCGGAATCACTGGAAAAGGCTCTTGCCGATAAGGGGCTTGCCAAGGATCAGGCAACCATCGTGTTTTTCTGTCAGGGACCTAAATGTCACCGCAGCTATAACGCCAGTTTTGCTGCTGTTACCGAATGGGGTTATTCTCCCGAGCAGATTGTATGGAACCGCGAAGGCTATCCCTTCCTCTTCAAAAAAGTACAGGAAGATGCCAAACTGAAGCGTAAAGCAAAACGCTATATCAGTGACGCCGGTGTGAAGCAACTGTAAAATTCAATCCTCTCAAAAGAAAAAACCAAAACGGCGCTCTCATCTATCTGATGAGAACGCCGTTTTACTGTCCGGTTCAAAGAGCAAATTTTTCCAAAATCGAGTATCGTTTCGGAAAATTAAAACGTATCCGGCATGCCGGGTCACATACAGAAGTACTCTTTCTTCCGGACAGCCTGTGGCCGATATTCCTTACAAAAACAACTTTGATCTTTTGCGTCTGATACTGGCCTTTAGTGTTTGTCTGGCCCATATTGGAGCGGTAAGTGGCATCCAGGCTTTTTTCCCGCTGGGGGATTTTTTCAATTCTTCAATTGCGGTGGATTGTTTTTTTGTGGTCAGTGGTTTTCTTATCTTCAGAAGCTATAATCGTTCTTCACGCCTTCTTTCCTACTTCAACAAACGTCTTCGCCGTATT comes from Desulfocapsa sulfexigens DSM 10523 and encodes:
- a CDS encoding helicase HerA-like domain-containing protein, producing MTEPQQILIGGNKAGEQILLNPAMANRHGLITGATGTGKTVTLQLLAEAFSRLGVPVFSADVKGDLSGIANPGKPHPKVSERLNHMGVSAHPFEGCPTLFWDIEGKTGHPVRTTISEMGPVLLANILELNDTQSGILHVAFSVADDQGLLLLDLKDLSSMLNWISENRNELAKEYGNIASQSVSAIQRKLLVLRESGGEVFFGQPALNIDDLMHADFSGRGVVSLLDASSLYSNPRIYSTFLLWLLSELMEELPERGDAPLPKLVFFFDEAHLLFNNSPKALIDRITQVVRLIRSKGVGIFFVSQYPNDIPDEVLGQLGCRIQHGLRAFTPKDQKAVKVAAQTFRQNPGIDTEKAITELGVGETLVSTLDPKGRPTVVDWCLMAPPHSQIGPIAAEEKNRLMDRSPIKGRYDTVVDRESAYELLIAREEEVEKKRREAAAELEREQAAAHEERQRNKPSGRQRESVLESTLKSIGRSFGSQVARSLARGILGSLIGKRR
- the ppc gene encoding phosphoenolpyruvate carboxylase, which produces MAGPRSLVLEIHNLTEHLYRVLQEQVGVELTELVEHVFDLAKARRAGDIKAAHELGKLVADLDERQAEVVLTAASLRFDLVNMAEDRQRVRMLRDRERRSGHHPRPESISAAIAYLGEEGYGADQVQGFLDKLSIEPVFTAHPTEAKRRTVRAKLKRIQQCLAELNQHDLLPREEQRLEEIIHCEIVALWQTEPHRPERPTVIEEVERALFFMQTLWDVVPRLYQELEDGLGRYFYGNIFSRTRFLHFGSWIGGDRDGNPFVTSEVTAQTLTILRQAALDAHLQECRQMYQRLSMSMRKIGVNQELVRRLAEMMEQWPQMQARIDDVPEQELYRRWLRAVEWRLHQSRIAVPFAELPPGAYQRAAELLADIELVRQSLWDHDARDVAENTVTNWLCRIRVFGFHMACLDIRQESGDYEQVVAELLACQQLCSNYMDLDEQDRQDVLCRTMGSALPLEADALSDQTREALALFRLLTRTVHLYGPEVLGGHVISMTHQPSHVLLVLWLLRWAAVEAGDPDSLGVGPAGIVPLFETIDDLKRSATIMEYLLENKLYKAHLTSYGRTQTIMVGYSDSTKDGGYLEACWSLYRGQSELYDVCRSHGVKPVFFHGRGGSLGRGGGPAARSIMSLPPHTVAGAIRMTEQGEVLAARYDDPEIAFRHLEQVTAATILVEAEKCEPPRQEWLDCMESLAARAYEVYRDLVEQPGFVDYFRQTTPIDEIESLPIGSRPSRRKQNVHSLETLRAIPWVFAWTQSRVMIPAWYGLGTAMVEFAAADEEGWQKLNRMYQQWAFFKATVDNAEQAVAKASPSIAHIYSQLAENKKQRRVIWDLLVTEYDKSCKAVLYVNGSDDLLEVTSWLARSIEERDPYVDPLNLIQVELIKRGRQLAGKDGHVPDTIRVLIRQSIQGMSASMRTTG
- a CDS encoding DUF4410 domain-containing protein, translated to MKTVRKSVCTMLSLFFVLPLVCACVGGQSGQGSASKAAPESGATSKSGTEKLELASVEDMVAGAPLAVKYDNVIIGKFESSTQVQTDYPKAASDCEEQIVNQLKSKKSYKNVTDDGTKKFSGKTAVVDLKIVDMRITSNAARMWGGVFVGSSFMDVMVEIRDAGSKKILHQRLLSTSNSAWAASYNGGSSDQSLPADFGVLIGEYFSKVIPAK
- a CDS encoding HU family DNA-binding protein, producing MTWFGGVSRFQFSYTDCPECHGVGFLVNTNDNCLQPQDLTDRTALSSIQADRFLKALAQVLSQTLIGGEKVQLRGFGSFSKYSSTVPGTQKIHFSSAKRLLQKLNNE
- a CDS encoding ATP-binding protein; its protein translation is MWHISIEEEKCTGCNECVEGCPGEVYELIYDKATVVNGEECHGCFTCVELCDEDAITVEDR
- a CDS encoding rhodanese-related (seleno)protein, with amino-acid sequence MKKLTLLLLSFLLLCAALPAIAGEVPLISKDELKAQLDSGNVVILDVRSGRDWSSSEFKIKGAVQAPGSDIAKWSKDYTKDQPLVLYCAUPNEATSAGLARQLMADGYTNVSALKGGWREWFRAKYPTEEK
- the glk gene encoding glucokinase, producing the protein MAYLLAADIGGTKSELAIFDLSQTPDAPPLCRRRYHNTLFHNFDTILAEFLDSANSPTPSYACFGVAAVVHNGRARFTNREWVLNEKELESSFGFTGVTLINDLTAVCSGLPFLAKKELFQIQRGEVEEQGIQAVIAPGTGLGEGYLIRRDTCFSPQGSEGGHCDFAPLNQEQSQLLGYLQQKHSSVSYELLCSGIGLPNIFDFLAATDIARDPDHFKRITTTADRAPAISEGAFGDRRCPLCIKTFSLFLEILGAEAGNLALKTYSTGGLFIGGGILPRIVEHVSFAPFLNAFRKKEKMTSLMESIPIHLILKNDVALFGAASYGYQFF
- a CDS encoding methyl-accepting chemotaxis protein, which translates into the protein MNSLSLKYKIMGMTALPLFLLLPVFLYIYTQGTGALKQERNRTMHIGDTIALNGAIANQRPTLEKALTNVLNTDETIRFIMDSQDSGSKMVLDGLFLSLQEQHITKFIVYNADFEVILQQSQNDSPPYPEQLPGAIKPLFKKAAEDFEFHYFFRGPDKSQQLLPVSYSVATVITDDDDNTIGYVELALDSALWIQQVGELTTNEVMLYDIDRATISLSTNEELAGKLLTSLPENVADASFIQTRAQNTDFLADVLPLKGPDDKTIGLLLVISDATKFMQAEQKRWIFGLLLTLAIVFLSQVIAYLAVSRGIIAPIRQVIDFSTILATGDTSSSLQIRTSKELTEMANALNTMVDHIRERASQAEAIAGGNLAVEIKVHSDNDTLGKSLTAITDNISAIISEISDNADNLLKTSQEVTELSDDLEITSTIIERRAQEMGHSFESVTDNLQVVTDGTERMSLSIREINENTAASNQTTEEAKQAALESSAIIQQLNEVVISIGKANQAITEFADQTNLLALNATIEAARAGDAGKGFAVVASEVKDLASQSMRTAKNIHGNVNDIQKFTVQAVNSAEKISNVIALVRESSLVITKAVNEQATVADNITNSTSSAYKTTTGFSKNIEDISNSATVTSETMVALNSSAQQLESVATTLRNRVESFTLKG
- a CDS encoding rhodanese-like domain-containing protein, whose amino-acid sequence is MTRTLCRPVFILALTFFCFSLATPLIAAEVGKGKIPEDQLAKSYKKLDWGVAIWDTDEAVANLQKGENTLWVDTRPESFFKKGTVNDAVLLIYNKKGMEENTLTPESLEKALADKGLAKDQATIVFFCQGPKCHRSYNASFAAVTEWGYSPEQIVWNREGYPFLFKKVQEDAKLKRKAKRYISDAGVKQL